The DNA window GCATACTTGACTTTTTCATAAATAACCTGTACTTTTATAAACTTTGAATCAGTGTTTCAACACAAAACCAGAAGATATACAAAGACTCCCCAACAGTGCTGCTAATCATATTTTTCATCTGGATTCTGATAGTTTAACCAATAgtcatgatatatatatatatattcaaggCCCCATCAAAACAACACTAAACTCAAGAAAAGTACTTAGTCGATAAATACACTTCTAATCAACTAGTGtacaaattttatttgattttctccATTTATTTGAGATGGTAAGTTACACACTTACACCAATCCAATGCACAACAATGTAGTGACAAAAAAAGGCGAAGAAAACTAAGTCAAACATCACAAAATCCCCAATTCTTACCGAATCGGCAAATCCCCAATCATCATTTGGTCTTGACGGTGATTCCACTCCCACCGGCGATAATGACAGCTGTCGCCATATCCAAGAACAATCCGTGATCCACCACCCCTTCCAATGCGGCGATCTCCTTCCCCGCCGCGCCGGAATCCCTAATCGGAGTCTTGAAATACAAATCCACAATGTAGTTCGAGTTATCCGTAACGTAAGGCTTCCCTCCGTCGTCCAATCTGAGCTTAGCGTCGCATCCCTCCTCCTTGAACAGCTCCTGCAGCCTCACCAGATTGTAGTTCCAGCAGAACTGCACCACCTCGACGGGCATCGCGAGGCCCGATCCACCTAGCCCCGTTACCAATTTAGAGTCATCGACGACTACGACGAATTCGTCGGCGGCGGCCTCGACCATCTTCTCGCGGAGGAGGGCGCCGCCGCGGCCCTTAACGAGGTCGAGGCTGGGGTCGACCTCGTCGGCGCCGTCGATGGCGAGGTCGATGTGGGGGTGGGCGTCGAGGGTGGAGAGGGGGATGCCGAGGGCGAGGGCCTGCTCCTGGGTGCGCTTCGAGGTGGGGACGCCCACGATGTCGGAGAGCGCGCCGGATTTGAGGAGGGCGCCCAGCTTGTCGACCACGAAGGCGGCGGTGGAGCCCGTGCCGAGGCCGAGGACCATGCCGCTCTTGACGTACTCGACGGCCTTGTCGGCGGCGAGTTTTTTGAGGTCGTCTTGGGTGAGGACGGGTGCGGAGGCTTTGATTGAGAATTTGGGGCGGAGGTGGACGCGGGGGTGCTGGCGGCGGAGTGAGGCGGGGGGGAGGAGGGATAAGGTGGCGGCGGCCATGGTTGGTGGGGATTGGAGATTGGGGATGTGTGAACTctgtttttttctctctctctctctagtgCTGGTGTGGTGTGGTCTGGTCTGGGTTGGTTTGGTGAGGTGAGGGAGGGGTGGTGGGTGAAGGGTAGGTATCGGCCTTTGCGGCGAGGAAAGACTATCTAATCTATCCTTatctttatttaataataaCACATCTTAAagtagatttttttattattattcctTCTCATTTACATATAATACTACTCGTTAATTTCTAAAAACTGTTTAAATTTCTACTCGTTAATTTCTAAAAACtgtttaaatttctaaaatataCTCACGCCTCCCAAACTACTTTCGCTATAGTCGATTTTGGTCTTAAgctatcattttctttttagcaataattttattcttttaattgttactttttctttcagtctcttactttattctcattCACTGGAACTATGGAATTGGAGAGtcattaagagcatccataataacgcctagcgcaccgcctagccaagccccggcgctaggcggtgcgctcggTGAACCATTGCAACCGCCAAGCggttttctgaaaaaaaaaatcgcctagcgctagagGTCACcaatccgaaccgaaccggacgaaccggcccggaaccgtcaccggcggttccgaaccggaaccggaaccgtcggtggaggttcgaaccggcaccggaaccgccgggccggttccgggTCCCATATTTCGCGAACCGTACcaggcggttccgaaccgccggtttcgccggaaccgccggttctgaaccgctggttcggcggttcccgacaCCTTTTCAGACCTACTTcttagccttttcagaaaccgctcCCCCGGCCGCCGGTTTGGTCAGAAACCGTTgacggaaaccggcggttccggcggttccggcggcaaaaccggcggttccggccgcatttttcaaattttgaaatttcaaacggtcctcaaaaccgccggttccaccaaaaaccggcggttccggcggcaaaccggcggtttcgccgtgatttttcaaaatttgattttttttaatcacaattttcccctataaataccccccatcatcttcatttctactcaccacattcttgtgttaataagaatttctctctcaatctcaatttctctattctccatccccattctctcaagttgtttacgttatttgcgctcataatttactcacgttgttcacgttatcatattcacacaatcacactactctctacTCTCCACTTtgaatttccataaatatcatgtcttcatctcgtcgtggcgGTGATCGGGGAAAGGGACATCGCTTGtaatttgcgctcataattttaaagttgtaatttgtatcaataaaattgcatttgaacatcgctttattctaattttatttatgcaaatatatctacatattttacttgaattacaaatttaaaatgcaaaaaaaaaaaaaccgccgaaccggatgaACCGGCCCGAAACCGGGCAAACCTAGGCGGTTCCGCGGttcacggttccggaaccggaaccgccgatccttggccgggccggttctGGTTCCACTtattttcgaaccggaaccggcggttccgaaccgtgaaccgccggttcctgaaccgtggtgacgtctacctagcgctaggcgatatACGGGCGCTCGACGATGcgctcggcgccattgtagggtccggatcgccgagcgcatcgtccagcagattttttattttttattttttaatgtttttttttatgaaactcattcttgattgttttctcttttatagagacatccttgaatgttttatgttccactttcgatgtgggacaaactcattcttggttgtttctcttttatagagatatccttgaatgttttatgttcccaTTTTGATGttggacaaaatcattcttggttgtttctctttttatagagatatccttgaatgttttatgttccactttcgatgtgggacaaactcattaatgaggatgttgtaatgttattttaattttaatgaagtgttttttttaattaatgtacttttttaatttttaatattattattgaatttttccgtatctgtgtcgtaaatttaatttcgtattttgtgttattgtcaattattatttgttttatataattaggagtgatgtggctaggttattgctgagctatttgtttgtcctgatgataTGACAGGAgaatttttagtgctaatgatgtggcaggaggagtttgtggccgGACGgaaaccattgtggatgctctaaggatgAGACTTGAACACAAGTATTGAAAAAGTAGAAAGCAACAAACAAAAATAGCAGAAATCTCTTACTAAAAATTACAGTGGATCATTAATTTGTTCTGATATTAATAGTAGATAGCACCATAGAAATTTCAGATATTGAGTTTCCTATCTCATCCAGCAACTAACCAAATCCCATACTACCACAACTTGAAACTGGCCTAAACAAATTAGGAAACTATAACGTGATCTGCTAGACTCATCTGCCTAAACGAATTACTACATGCCAACAGTTTGGTTACGATAGAAATTTATTAAATACATATTCTACACATGTTGGCAAAGATCGTCTGGTAGGAGAGTATTTTCTTTGAAGCTCTTGGTCAACCATATTGCAGTTTCTCTTGGAGACACTTTTCCCGGTCCAAATGGCCCTAACAACACCCCAAGTTCCTCAATTCTCGCTTCTTGAAATAACCTTGCACTGAACTCGAGCAAGCCTTCCAGTGCTTCAGCTCGTTGCCTGTAAGACGACATGTCAATTCTGCGGGGCCGTTGATCTGAGGATGTTCGGCTTGAGGCACCAGCTGTGGCATTTTGATCTGAAGACTCACTCCCATCTTGCTTATCCTTGTGTAATGTAGAGCAAACTCCTTGCCAGTTATTGAAGCTCAATCCATCCGATTTATCCGGGAACTCAATGGTATATCTATCTTTCATAATAGAACGGTCACCTTGTGGGGATCTGGAGGAACCCTGTGCGGAGGTTAATGAGCTTCTGCGGATAGGGAAGGACTCCTCATAGGACCCTAAAGGAAGTTCAAACATTTTATCGATTCGAGGGGAATTGACAGAAACATCCGGAGACTTGATGCTGTCAATGTTTCCAAGAGGTCCAAGACTGGGCATATGACGATATTTATGGGCCGAGTCTTTATGTGGCAATGGAAGAGAGGCTCTACGAGTAGTTGAAACAGGTCTCTTAACCACGCTTTTCGATGCTTGAAGCTGAAAATAGCATTTTTTTTTCAGTTACGCTGAGCACCAAGAGAGAAATCCATAGAACATCATCTACTAATAATGTTAGGTCAAGTTAGGAGAGAAAAACAATtgattttttaacaaaaatatacaaGTTCAAGCATATGAGAGTTATAGTATTATGCAATAATATTATCTCTTAAACAGTTCGCTACATAGACCCAGTGAGTAAGACTGCATGGCAAAATAAAGATACTATGAATGTAATGGTAATtattatgtgatttaaagaGAGTTGCTTCTGGGAGCAAAATAAAAGTACGTAAGCTTAAAAAGTAGTATCTGAACAAATTATCATGATAGAAGAAACCAGAAATGTACGAAGCAGATAAGTTTTGTATGATCGTACCAGTTTATGGTTCTTTGAAAGCTGTGGTGTTCTTTTTGAAGCACTTGAAGCTTTTGTGTCTGTATCTTTCTGGACTTTTGAGATTTTTGAAGTAATAGTTTTTGTAATGACAGTCCTTTCATGCGTGCTTcctgaaaataattcttttgtTCTAGGATGCATATTGGAAGGATTAGTTGTTCCAGTTATCCTAGTGAAAGAATCATAACTTTGCTCAGCTCCAGATACACTAGGATTTAAAGTCCTGTCATTTCCACACGACGATCGTCTGTCTCTATATGCTGGAGGTTGAACATGGGAAGGCTCTGAAAATCTAATTGTCCTAGTGATGCCCTTTTCTGTTTCCGCGCATTGACTTGGAAAACTGGTGCGTCTGGGTGAATTGAGCTTCAGGTGAACATTGAGTACATACGGTTGAAGATGTTGGTGCCTGAGAAGTTCTGCAGCCTGCCAAAATAACTATCCTATATTAGTAGACTAAATAGAAAAGATagtatattactactattttgtagATGATATGCATACGAAATGAGGGGCATAATACATTCTTTCTTTAACATAAGTTTAAAgttattaaatatatttgatTTCTAGTGTTATAGAAATAGTCCATGAAACCAAAAGGATTAATGGGGGCATATCTTGCCATTGCAGTTGGACACAATATTAACCCGCCTGCAGTGGTTAAGATTTATAACGACACATCTAGAGAAGAGAACTTAAACATTGGTTAAGATTTACGATTACAGCAAGTTACTTTGGCCGCTCATCACCTTGCCTTCCTCGATAGAAGGTCATAGTAGAAGTAGATAACTAGATATAATGCTGTTATTAACGGCTATTTGGATGTATGAACATTTAGTTTGTAAATCAACAAACTAAAATAGCTACTTATGCCATAAACTGGACTGAAAACAATGAGTGCACAAACTAAAATAGCTACTTATGCGGTAAACTGGACTGAAAACAATGAGTGCATTCCAAATGGCTTACACTAGGACGAAGTTCTGGATTTTTCCTCAGCATGCTTTTCACCAGACCTCGTCTGCAATGCAAGAAGTAGCATACTAAAGTTAGGCTAAAAAGAGTTGTAGaatttttttcagaaaaaacCAATGATAATAGTAGCATCATATAGCAAGATTGTGAAATCTTTTATCTCTCTGTTATTCTAATAAAAGAGAAAGTGCTGCATCTTTTTGCGAGTGGAGAAAGAGAGAAGGACGGACTGGCAGACACGAGAATACATTTAAGAAAAAGCAAGAGGAACTCACAATGCACCAGAGTATTTGGCCGGCAGTGGAGCAACTACAGACTTGTTTATTTTGTTGATGAGAGCTTGCATATCCTGTCCAAAAATGTGGAGAAAAAGATTTCAAAGAACTTTTCAGCTTTACCGACCAAAAATGAACACCAATCATACTATTAAGGtaagacaaaaataaaaaaacaaacaaagtcATGGTGAACCTAATGGCTTGTTTCTAGCAACAATCTAACAAGATAATCAGCTAATGATTAACCGGCCTTAATGATAATGGTCTAATAAATGGATAACACTCTCATACATAAGCAAGAAGCAGCAATTCACACTTAAGCAGGCAATCAGCTGATTTCTTGTGTGAGAAATAAGACTTCAGGCTGCAGCGTCACAGGGTTAATGCTCTTCAGTAGTTAGGTTCATGGTCAACCTCAAAATAGCAAACATAAATACATAGTATCATTGGAATTCTAGCAGAATAATTTACTCCTACGGCCAGTCATTATATTACCACTACCAATGAGCATAATTCACAAATTAGTGGAGATGAAAAACATGTGTAGCAGAAATGTTAAAAGTTTTGAAACACTAAACCTAGCAGCAACTAGACATTTTCATCGTTGAAAAAATATAGGGCTTATGCACAGAGATCATTCAGAGATAAAATTACCAAACAATCATGTTCAGGTCTCAATATCATTGGCAGTGTACAAAGAATTGTGATAAGATTAGGTCTGCAGCAACTTACAAATGCCTTGAATGCAGGTTTAAGGGATGTCATCTCATACATGCAGCATCCTGGAAGATATTACATACCAGGTTCAATCAGTTTGAAACGGACTTATTAAAAATAGGCTTACTAATCCAGTGTATTGTATTTTCTTTATAATGACAGCATGAAGCAATAAATATTTAGCTTACCAAGTGACCATACATCTGATTTGGAGCCATATGGTATATCTGCAAGCAGCTCGGGGCACATATAACTGGGAGTACCAACAATCTGAGGAAACGATGTATGAACAATCAATGTGTTGCTAGAACAATAATATGACTGAAAAAAAAGACATTCTGAAATGTTTACCGAGGAAGCAAGCTCATCTGAACTCAACATTTTGGCAAGTCCAAAGTCACCTGGAATAAGTATGCAGTTTAGAAATTGCTTTCAAATTCCaataacaataaattaaaagatgATATCTTACCTAGGCGAATATCTTGATCTTTTGTTAAAAATATGTTCGAGCACTGCAGAAATTGTGCGAacattaaaactaaaatttcatAGGTTTTTATAAACATGTATCGTATCTATCAAGAAGGAGGTCTGACACAACTTACCTTGACATCACGATGAAGGATATGGTTCATGTGTAAGTACTCCAGTGCTATGAGTAGTTGGACAAGCCATGCACAGAGCTTCTGCGGAAATTTAAAGCAATGAAAGAAAGTTATCTAAACATGCAGTAATGACCGGCTAGGGGAAGCGGGAATAAAGAagcataagaaaaaataaactaaactaCAAGAGAATTTACCTCTTCAGGAAGATGGACACCATTAGCCTTTTTTATGGCTTCTGCCCTACAAATAAGAAATTGAAAGCAAGGTTAAAAAATTTTCTGTGTTCCCTTTTCACCTCTACAAGAGCAAATTAAATGTGAAAAAATGCTTACATATCTCCACCTTCACAGTAACCTATGACAATGCAGACATAGCAACCCTGAGATAAGCAACACACATTTTTAGCTTTGACTGATTGCAGAGACTGGCTGAGATGCATATACAGAACAGATGGCAGATACTGACAGTACATTTCTAAATATGGATTACCTacaatgctaacttttctttttATGCTTCTCTGGTGAATGACACCAATTTAGTTTCTATAACAACAATCAACGGTCAACAGAAGATCTGATAACTTGCCAACTAGAAATCAGTGGAAGGGAACTACTAGAGATTTTCCCACAATAGAGATGGAAAAGGTTGGTTATTGAATTGTACACCCCTTGTGTTCAGTTGGCCATCAATCAGCAAGCTTATAATTCTAGGTATTTTCAGTAGTTTGGAGTCCTAAACCATTTTAGGTTGCTAGAAACCTGATTACGAAGTCTTAAAGTTGCATTAGCCTTATTTCATTTCTAGTTTGACCCACTTCAGTATAGGAATTTATGGAGCAAAAACCACTAGGCAGCTAAAGGTAGAAAAGTTATTTTAACAGTCCTGCTTGTCAGCCATCAAATAAATTCACATCGCAAAGTCGATCAAGATGCGTTGGCATCACTTTATTACCTTCTCCACCCATGAATCTTTGTACTCCACTATAAATGGATTTTGCATGCTTGATATAAGTGCCATCTGCATAGTAACAGAAAGCTACTTTGTTTAATAAAGAGAGTATTCAAAACATCTAGTTCcatctgagagagagagagagagagagagacagaaaGACTTATAGTTCTAGCCTTCTAGGCCTAAGGATTGAAAAACTTTCTTTAAGAGAAAAGAACAGGAAAGTTAATTTTATGAAGGAAGGATTGACCTCCTGATGTGCAGATCGCCGTGTCCTGTTGGTTTGGCGGGCAAGACGAATCTTCTTTAACACATACCTTAATATCCAAGACAAGATAATGAATCAAAAAATGGTTAGAAAGAAACAAATTTATAAAAAGTCTCCCAGTCATGAATCATGATGCACACATGAAAAGGACAGGAACAAATATGATGCAGGCATCTATATTTAGTGCTCACTTCTTCTTTTCCTGCTTATGCCTCACAAGAAGTGCAGAACCAAAAGCACCCTTGCCGATCTGTTCCAGTATTTCATACTTGTCCATCATATATGAAGTTACTTCTTCTACTAGGCCACCAAGGCAAAACCTAATCTCCTGTCACACTgagcaacaacaaaaaaaaacgtTGATGTATATGTAGTAACTTTTTTTGTTCAATCTGCAGAAGAACTGGAACATAAATTACAGGTCAAGAAAAAAGACACCAATAGATAGTGAAGCAGGTATGATACATGTTACCCAACCATAGACCCCAATAGCATTATATATGTGTCGAAGAACGATAACATTTAATTCATTCGAAAATTGAGAGATGCGAGCATCAATTCTGAGTGAGAAATTTCTGCAAATTTGAATATGGAAACATGAGTAAGTAAAAAAAAGCGGTTGCTAAACATGAAATAAAGGCATTGATTTCATTGATTCGAATTACAAATGAACAGGAAAATGTATCATGATATAAGCCTTGATTTACGCAAATTTCAaccatcacattcaagctcagTAAGAAAAGGCCGAACTAAATCGCAAAGTAGAGTCTTAAATAAACAGTTTAACAGCAAAAACAAAAGAAGGAAAGTTAGATTCGGTTTGCATTTGACGGTCAATTTCAACAGATTCATTCATAGATTTCACATAAAGAAGCAGCCAAAAAGCAAAAGCGCGAACAGAAACTACAATTAGTAGAAAAGGAACAAACTAAAGGAGAAGCGATTCACCTGAAATGTGTAGTTCTTCGGATCACGAACTGCTGCTAATTTGAAGACAGAGAAAGAGCAATGCAGGAAGCTTGAATTATACTAACATCCAGCAACAGTAAAAACGACGGATACGCGCAGGAATTAAGAAGCTGAGTTCATTCTTCCTTCCTCCATCACAGATTCAGAGTGCAGCACCACTGTTTACTTATTTCTGCTGCCAACAACACACcattgtagagagagaatataATATTATCAAAAGCGACAAGTTTAATAGAAGCAGACAAAATGCATTGAGTGATTACTTTAGATTATTTTTAGGAACTGTAAATTTAAGTATAATCAATCGAATTAAGATATCCAGACAACATGTGACTTTTTGGTGGTGGAAATTTCCACATCACACaattatttcaacaaaaaatattaaaaagtattGCGATAACTCATTGTTCGTATAATGAACAATGTGACAATATGTAAAATTCAGTTCGACGTATATATTCactatattttgttatttatttaattattttttcactatATTTTCTCAACAATGTGACAATATGTGATGCAACAACATGTTATCCACACCCTTATATTATTAACTAAAAAGTGCCGctaaaaaaatgaattcatACCAAATTAGTTTAATACGTTGTCTCTATCGCTAAACAAGTTTGATTAAAGTAGTTTTCAACAAAATGACCGAATAACGTGATATgcatgacaatagtaaaataatatGATAATGAATGGTAATTTTGTACTACTACACTAACAAAAATATCTAACAATTAGATTCACAAAAACTAATAAATGAAGATATCAGTGTAAAATACTCTGTAACTTCTTTCGATCTTTTAATAAGCAAAAGAGATAATAAAGAATAACTAAATTGGATCAATGtttagaaaaaaagaaaatagatcaATGTTTGCCCACATAGAATGCGATTATGACTGGTTCGGTTGTTAAAATTGTacttataatattaaatttaataaatgtgATTATGATTGATTCCCCACATAGAATACGATTATGACGGATCAGTAGTTTAATAAATGTGATTATGAGTGATTTAGTTCGATGTTAAATTGATATATTATGGCCTATATTACGTATTCCACCAAGAGGTGGTATATATAATACATATCAAAATTTTGCATTTTAAAGATATTTGAGTTTTAGAATAAAAAGATACTACTCCATTATAGTAGCATActtatattataatttatacacTCTTACTCAACTAATTCATAATGCAGTACTATAGTTTAATTTGTATGGAcgaatatttttaaagtttgagGAAAAAGATCTCACCAAACAAGACGCACTGGTCATGATTAATTAGTGATTGCTAATGATCAAAGTATCTGTATTATTTGCTAGGGTTTATTgtaataattgaattaaaagtGCTAGGTTTTTTAATACTAGTATCTTTATATATACATGGCCAGAGAAAATAAAGATGGCGTCACATGTTTCATCAAATTGTGCAGCTAAATCAAtagttttattaaaattattcacaACTCTAGATTGAAAATTTATGTAGATGAGGAGAAAAGTCTGTCACTCTAGGATATGGTTGTATATAGATGACGAGAAAAGGCCAGTGGGTACCACAGATGTTTGAAGCTTTTACAGTTGGAAATAagtagttggattttattttttatttcatttttttggaaCTAAGTAGCTGGATTTATTTGAGGAGAGTTAGTTCGGACCCACCGACAATGATAAAATAGTATACTAGTCTTGTAGAGCTAAGCCTAATTTAagttatagtagtactaatttttagTTAATCtgattaatattttcttttaaattttacaaattaaatcataattttggtACATTCCGTACAATTTACAATTATTCCATATAGTAACTAATTTTTTAGTAGTTATGTGACACTTATTTAATAAGCTGACTTTATATTTGACCAATGTGGATAAAATCATGTCCTTACCTTTCAGGTTGAGGTGAGTTGCGAATTGTAATCGTCGATTCGACTTCTACGTCGTATTTATCCTAGTTGTACATATTGTATGATATGCGAGTTAAATTATCTTTAACTCGTATTACTCTTTAGGTTCGTCTTGTTTTCCACGAACCACCAAATAAATAAGTTAATTAATCTACATTAAAATTCCTTTATTGCCCTCAAGCTTTTCACCATTTCAACTTTGATTGAAATATACTTGTGGTATTTTTGTACAATTATAatccaaacataaaatataaactaatatacCAAATATAGAGTTAAAATATCAAATACCCACTCATAATATCTACTACCAAATATAGAGTTAAATTACCAAACACCCACTCATATTATGTTATtcacacaaataaaataatgtatcTTAATTATGAACTAATACAGCAAAAGAAGCTAGGAAATGTATAGTCCTATGACTTATTATTTCATATAGTCTCATAAAATGTAGACAAACCTTTCggttataaaataataatggcttccattttttttaaccCAAAGCCGTCGTCATGAACTCCAACACCGTGGGCCCAAAACCCATAAAATGCGGCCCAATCACGAGGGCGTTTGCGGTTTATCCTCTTATTTGCACCGAAGCCCCTCAGATTCATAATAAATGCATTTTGAGGCTATTGCAGTCAGTCAATGAATAtacataacttttttttaattttaattcatcGACTaaagtttattttatgtattaaatACTTATCTCTAATATAATagatcttattttttttaattaatatttagtcaattttttttataattgaagATTAATTTTCGTGAATAAGCATGATCTTTCTAAAAAACTTAATTACTTCTACTACTGAACTCTAAAAGTTTCTTTAAAATTATCAACCGTTTCTCCTCCCTCCATAGTCCATACATACAGAAGCTTATTTTATTGTAGAAACtcatttgtattatttattaaGTCCATAACTGTAAATGGTCCAGTTAGCTTTTATTGGCATAAAATAAATGATGTTATGACTATCATAGAATATATCGGAAAATATGATAACTAGTGATAGACCCGGTTGACCAGATTCAGATTTCATCCCTATTATATACGTGTATgcacatttacataattatataagtttatttttctctctttccaattttttgcgaaaaaataataaCATTATGTACTTTCAGAATCTCAGATTATTGATATTGATCTTGATTTACTATGAATGGGCTGTAGCATAAAAATCTCAtactgaaaatgaataatgtGTCTGGTCCAtaaatcattttattaattttgaaacaTGTTACAATTGGTcgctaaataattaaataaaggtTATGGGAAGTAAATAacgagtagtagtagtaatttgtttttaaaataGGTAAACCAATAGAATTTTAAAAGCGTTTTGTTATATCTGATATTTTGGCATTGGATGAGTAgttattattttgaatttatgaaaGATGAGTAGTGAAGTCTAATCTCAATAACTCTCTGTTTATACGGAGTACTTTTACCGATCGAATGTTTTTCGAAAAGACAGATTATCATGgtaattaaataaacaaactaATTTTGGATTTTGGATTTTGGATTTGATTATTTGATGAATACTCAAGTAGCTAAAATGTCACAGCATCAAATCTTTGGTATATCATTTTTTTGGTGAACCTGGACAAAGACCGACCGACTAAGATTGCGTGGTTTGTGATTAGCATTCATTTAGCTAATTGGATTAGcttatcttgatattatttgagattgaatattttatgtttacgAGACTAATTAATCCTCTCCACCTAACCAAtcaacatttaattaaaattttctcgtatacatattttttattataagagAATTAATTCTGGCAAACAGGTTTAAGCTTGTTGGATTT is part of the Salvia splendens isolate huo1 chromosome 6, SspV2, whole genome shotgun sequence genome and encodes:
- the LOC121809749 gene encoding probable ribose-5-phosphate isomerase 3, chloroplastic; protein product: MAAATLSLLPPASLRRQHPRVHLRPKFSIKASAPVLTQDDLKKLAADKAVEYVKSGMVLGLGTGSTAAFVVDKLGALLKSGALSDIVGVPTSKRTQEQALALGIPLSTLDAHPHIDLAIDGADEVDPSLDLVKGRGGALLREKMVEAAADEFVVVVDDSKLVTGLGGSGLAMPVEVVQFCWNYNLVRLQELFKEEGCDAKLRLDDGGKPYVTDNSNYIVDLYFKTPIRDSGAAGKEIAALEGVVDHGLFLDMATAVIIAGGSGITVKTK
- the LOC121806188 gene encoding serine/threonine-protein kinase Nek3-like, whose protein sequence is MMDKYEILEQIGKGAFGSALLVRHKQEKKKYVLKKIRLARQTNRTRRSAHQEMALISSMQNPFIVEYKDSWVEKGCYVCIVIGYCEGGDMAEAIKKANGVHLPEEKLCAWLVQLLIALEYLHMNHILHRDVKCSNIFLTKDQDIRLGDFGLAKMLSSDELASSIVGTPSYMCPELLADIPYGSKSDVWSLGCCMYEMTSLKPAFKAFDMQALINKINKSVVAPLPAKYSGALRGLVKSMLRKNPELRPSAAELLRHQHLQPYVLNVHLKLNSPRRTSFPSQCAETEKGITRTIRFSEPSHVQPPAYRDRRSSCGNDRTLNPSVSGAEQSYDSFTRITGTTNPSNMHPRTKELFSGSTHERTVITKTITSKISKVQKDTDTKASSASKRTPQLSKNHKLLQASKSVVKRPVSTTRRASLPLPHKDSAHKYRHMPSLGPLGNIDSIKSPDVSVNSPRIDKMFELPLGSYEESFPIRRSSLTSAQGSSRSPQGDRSIMKDRYTIEFPDKSDGLSFNNWQGVCSTLHKDKQDGSESSDQNATAGASSRTSSDQRPRRIDMSSYRQRAEALEGLLEFSARLFQEARIEELGVLLGPFGPGKVSPRETAIWLTKSFKENTLLPDDLCQHV